From the Dermochelys coriacea isolate rDerCor1 chromosome 26, rDerCor1.pri.v4, whole genome shotgun sequence genome, one window contains:
- the POLR3D gene encoding DNA-directed RNA polymerase III subunit RPC4, producing MAGACVRARVERSIVGSRFFLFVAAGRGWDRQLERMSEGSSGNDAGNPGSLRPGLTGARGLIGRRPATPITPGRLPSIRSRDLTLGGVKKKTFTPNIISRKIKEEPKEDISIKKEKKERDRDRQRDGHGRGRGRPEVIQSHSIFEQGPAEMMKKKGTWDKTVDMSDFGPSHIINIKKEKRETDEETKQILRMLEKDDFLDDPRLRNDIRNKPVQLPLAHSGWLFKEEGDDQEDMKPLATSTKEEMMEVDLPSVKVKEEPRDEEDSEEPLVVAKPSQAKAPPSYPQDISVAELLQSLSLTKEEELVFLQLPDTLPGQPPTQDTKPIKTEVQNEEGQMVMVKQEKNQEAKQAENICTLGDLPEGQVGKLLIRKSGKVQLVLGKVTLDVTMGTPCSFLQELVSVGTGDGRTGEMIILGHVKHKLVCSPDFESLLEHRHR from the exons ATGGCGGGCGCATGCGTGCGGGCTAGAGTTGAAAGGTCAATCGTGGGGTCACGTTTCTTCCTCTTTGTTGCTGCTGGTCGAGGCTGGGATAG ACAACTGGAAAGGATGTCGGAGGGGAGTTCAGGCAACGACGCTGGAAACCCAGGCAGTCTCCGGCCTGGACTCACTGGGGCACGAGGGCTGATAGGGAGAAGACCTGCCACCCCCATTACCCCCGGGCGCCTCCCGTCCATCCGTTCCCGAGACCTTACCCTTGGAGGAGTAAAAAAG aaaACTTTCACCCCCAACATAATTAGCAGGAAGATCAAAGAAGA GCCAAAAGAGGATATCTCCAtcaagaaagagaagaaagagagagatcggGATCGGCAGCGAGATGGCCATGGACGAGGCAGGGGGAGGCCGGAGGTCATTCAGTCCCACTCCATCTTCGAGCAAGGCCCAGCAGAAATGATGAAGAAGAAGG GCACCTGGGATAAGACCGTGGACATGTCAGACTTTGGACCTTCCCACATCATCAacataaagaaagagaaaagggagaCAGACGAGGAGACCAAGCAGATCCTGCGTATGCTGGAAAAGGATGAT TTCCTTGATGACCCACGCTTGAGGAATGACATCCGGAACAAGCCAGTTCAGCTGCCCCTGGCCCACTCAGGCTGGCTGTTCAAGGAGGAGGGCGATGACCAGGAAGATATGAAGCCTTTGGCCACCAGCACCAAGGAAGAGATGATGGAAGTGGATTTGCCTTCAGTAAAAG TAAAAGAGGAGCCCCGCGATGAGGAGGACTCTGAGGAGCCACTGGTGGTTGCCAAGCCATCTCAGGCAAAGGCACCTCCCAGCTACCCCCAAGACATCTCCgtggcagagctgctgcagagTCTGAGCCTGACCAAGGAAGAGGAGCTGGTCTTCCTGCAGCTGCCGGACACGCTACCTGGGCAGCCGCCCACGCAGGACACCAAGCCCATCAAAACAGAGGTGCAGAATGAGGAGGGGCAGATGGTGATGGTGAAGCAGGAGAAGAACCAG GAGGCCAAGCAGGCTGAGAACATCTGCACCCTGGGGGACCTGCCAGAAGGGCAGGTGGGGAAGCTGCTGATCCGCAAATCGGGAAAGGTGCAGCTGGTTCTGGGCAAAGTGACTCTGGACGTGACCATGGGGACCCCCTGCTCCTTTTTGCAG GAACTGGTATCTGTGGGCACTGGAGATGGCAGGACTGGAGAGATGATCATCTTGGGACATGTGAAGCACAAGCTGGTGTGTTCCCCAGACTTTGAGTCCCTGCTGGAGCACAGGCATCgataa